In Cloacibacterium caeni, a single window of DNA contains:
- a CDS encoding endonuclease encodes MRKYFSLIAIAIFFIGFAQKPQVQVKRATIAFLNVENLWDTIPSADYIDGTLPINNPAFHRSVPIDSLKFLPVTEEYKGQWSDELLIGKKVIRYQNLADDFTPKSAKNYNSKVYQTKLTNEAKVISELGYQYTKTLPAIVGLIEVENRQVIQDLIKQPELNKVEWGIVHYNSYDARGIDVAVIYQKKRFTVTDSYKKEVVNYNDEGRRSYTRDVLVVKGLLDGEKVAVFMNHWPSRSGGEAASAPRRNAAAAVLKAEMDKIRAEEPDRLLFAMGDFNDDPVNVSLTKHLGAVGDKKELSEERPYYNLMYKMFKSGVASLGYRDAPNLFDQIIVSKNALSDTLQKNYSVYKAEVYAPSYLITPDGQYKGYPYRSWAGDTFTGGYSDHFPSLVVLQKEFTPAQ; translated from the coding sequence ATGAGAAAATATTTTAGCCTTATTGCAATAGCGATTTTCTTTATAGGATTTGCTCAAAAACCACAAGTTCAGGTTAAAAGAGCTACTATTGCTTTCCTAAATGTAGAAAACCTTTGGGACACCATTCCATCTGCTGATTACATTGATGGAACCTTACCAATTAATAATCCTGCTTTCCATAGAAGCGTACCTATTGATTCTCTTAAATTTTTACCTGTAACAGAAGAATATAAAGGACAATGGAGTGACGAATTACTTATCGGAAAAAAAGTAATCAGATACCAGAACTTAGCAGATGATTTTACTCCAAAAAGTGCTAAAAACTATAATTCTAAAGTTTACCAAACTAAACTTACCAACGAAGCAAAAGTAATATCAGAACTAGGATATCAATACACCAAAACTTTACCAGCAATCGTAGGTTTAATCGAGGTAGAAAACAGACAGGTTATTCAAGATTTAATCAAACAACCTGAGCTTAATAAAGTAGAATGGGGAATTGTACATTACAATTCTTATGACGCGAGAGGAATAGACGTAGCTGTAATTTACCAAAAGAAAAGATTTACCGTAACAGATTCTTATAAAAAAGAAGTGGTAAATTATAATGACGAAGGCAGAAGAAGTTACACCAGAGATGTTCTGGTAGTAAAAGGTTTATTAGACGGAGAAAAAGTAGCCGTTTTCATGAACCACTGGCCAAGTAGAAGTGGCGGCGAAGCTGCATCTGCACCGAGAAGAAATGCTGCTGCTGCAGTTTTAAAAGCAGAAATGGATAAAATTAGAGCCGAAGAACCAGACAGACTTCTTTTTGCAATGGGCGACTTTAATGACGACCCTGTAAACGTGAGCTTAACTAAACATTTAGGAGCTGTAGGTGATAAAAAAGAATTATCAGAAGAAAGACCTTACTATAATTTAATGTATAAAATGTTCAAAAGCGGTGTAGCATCATTAGGTTACAGAGACGCTCCGAACTTATTTGACCAAATTATTGTATCTAAAAATGCTTTATCTGATACACTTCAAAAAAATTACAGTGTTTACAAAGCTGAAGTATACGCTCCTTCTTATTTGATTACTCCAGATGGACAATACAAAGGTTATCCTTACCGTTCTTGGGCTGGAGATACTTTCACAGGAGGATATAGTGACCACTTCCCTTCTTTAGTAGTTTTACAAAAAGAATTTACACCAGCTCAATAA
- a CDS encoding DUF6146 family protein: MKKLFLIIATICLIISCSSPQNIAKDANNQTAMKPEKNDDGEWDLDVIDTQYDYFLNAIAKPMSFYSEEYLKSRNTFLVNEWNSYYYSGRYRNIIESSIDYAPNEKYGLKFEYKLYQVFAYVQWKYGLKLQGLSMTEVR, translated from the coding sequence ATGAAAAAATTATTTCTAATTATTGCTACAATATGCTTAATTATCAGCTGTAGTAGCCCACAAAATATTGCTAAAGATGCCAATAACCAAACCGCAATGAAGCCAGAGAAAAATGATGATGGAGAATGGGATTTAGACGTAATTGATACTCAATATGATTATTTCTTAAACGCCATTGCAAAACCAATGAGCTTTTACTCCGAAGAATATTTGAAATCTAGAAACACTTTCCTTGTAAACGAATGGAACAGTTATTACTATTCTGGAAGATATAGAAACATCATAGAATCTTCTATTGACTATGCCCCAAATGAAAAATACGGCTTAAAATTCGAGTATAAACTTTACCAGGTTTTTGCGTATGTACAATGGAAATACGGTCTAAAGCTACAAGGTTTAAGCATGACAGAAGTAAGATAA
- a CDS encoding phosphatidylserine decarboxylase family protein has translation MKLHKESKGTILVATIAVAVLGFLAVYFLEIWSLIILIPLLILYGLVFWFFRVPNRDIVDHKENVIAPVDGKVVMIKEVFEDEFLKEKAIQVSIFMSPLNVHICRYPVSGKVIYKKYHPGKYLVAWHEKSSTENERTTVAVESLTNHKVVFRQIAGYVARRIVFYCNEGDTSKAGHEFGFIKFGSRMDVFLPLDTEITCKIGDKTKGGVDVIAKMKE, from the coding sequence ATGAAACTACATAAAGAAAGTAAAGGAACCATTTTAGTTGCTACCATTGCAGTAGCTGTATTAGGTTTTTTAGCAGTATATTTTCTAGAAATTTGGTCATTAATCATCCTTATTCCATTATTAATTTTATATGGATTGGTTTTTTGGTTCTTCAGAGTTCCCAATAGAGATATTGTAGACCATAAAGAAAACGTAATTGCTCCAGTAGACGGAAAAGTGGTGATGATAAAAGAAGTTTTCGAAGATGAGTTTTTAAAGGAAAAAGCCATTCAGGTTTCTATTTTTATGTCTCCACTGAATGTTCACATTTGTAGATATCCAGTTTCTGGAAAAGTGATTTATAAGAAATATCATCCAGGGAAATATCTAGTAGCTTGGCACGAAAAATCTTCTACCGAAAACGAAAGAACTACTGTAGCTGTAGAAAGTTTAACCAATCATAAAGTGGTTTTTCGCCAGATTGCTGGTTATGTAGCACGTAGAATTGTTTTCTATTGTAATGAAGGTGATACTTCTAAGGCTGGTCACGAATTTGGATTCATTAAATTCGGTTCTAGAATGGATGTTTTCTTACCGTTAGATACAGAGATTACTTGCAAAATTGGGGATAAAACCAAAGGCGGAGTAGATGTAATTGCGAAGATGAAAGAGTAA
- a CDS encoding phosphatidate cytidylyltransferase produces the protein MDKNLIQRVGSGLIYGLLTFLCTTEYGAILINKISPDLVKPHQLFYGLITFFLVVGAYEGVRIMKFQGNLYQWLVLPLVALVYYKFTTRFFGFGFYYTFDLSEILALSLILIAAITLFKFPQELYQDEGKLIFIVIYTVLPFGFALGLPKYFLNDNAFTWEVFLLFVLIWSSDSFAYFTGRMFGKHKMAPKISPKKTWEGFAGGVFFTLILGYFIEQKFPDLRGNWIVVGLLVSIFAPLGDLVESQLKRTFGVKDSGNIIPGHGGVLDRLDSFIIAAPVVYLYFILENIF, from the coding sequence TTGGATAAAAATCTCATTCAGCGAGTTGGCTCTGGTCTAATCTACGGATTACTTACTTTTCTGTGCACTACAGAATACGGAGCAATACTCATCAATAAAATTTCACCAGATTTAGTAAAACCTCATCAACTTTTTTATGGATTAATCACATTTTTCTTAGTTGTAGGAGCTTATGAAGGCGTGAGAATTATGAAATTCCAAGGAAACTTATATCAATGGTTGGTTTTACCTTTAGTCGCATTGGTTTATTATAAATTTACGACAAGATTCTTCGGTTTTGGATTTTATTATACCTTTGATTTATCTGAAATTTTAGCACTTTCATTAATCCTAATTGCTGCGATTACCTTATTTAAATTTCCTCAAGAATTATATCAAGACGAAGGCAAGCTTATTTTCATCGTTATTTATACGGTTTTACCATTTGGTTTCGCCTTAGGTTTGCCAAAATATTTCTTAAACGATAATGCTTTCACTTGGGAAGTTTTTCTTCTTTTTGTCCTCATTTGGAGCAGCGATTCATTTGCTTATTTTACCGGAAGAATGTTCGGGAAACATAAAATGGCCCCGAAAATTTCACCCAAAAAAACTTGGGAAGGTTTTGCAGGAGGCGTTTTCTTTACCCTAATTTTAGGATATTTCATCGAGCAAAAATTCCCAGATTTACGTGGAAATTGGATTGTAGTAGGATTATTGGTCTCTATTTTTGCTCCACTTGGTGATTTGGTAGAAAGCCAACTGAAAAGAACATTCGGCGTAAAAGACAGCGGGAATATCATTCCAGGACATGGAGGCGTGCTTGATAGATTAGACAGTTTTATAATCGCAGCGCCTGTTGTATATTTGTACTTTATTCTAGAAAACATATTCTAA
- a CDS encoding superoxide dismutase, which translates to MSFELPKLNYAYDALEPVIDARTMEIHHTKHHQAYVDNLNNAIKGTEHEGKSIEEICKTASDVPAIRNNGGGHFNHTLFWEILTPGGSKEPVGNVKTAIEAYGGFEKFKEDFSTAAKTRFGSGWAWLCKKEDGSLEVCSSANQDNTLMPGVGCGNPAILGLDVWEHAYYLHYQNRRPDYVSAFFEVINWDKVEENYNKL; encoded by the coding sequence ATGTCATTCGAATTACCAAAATTAAATTACGCTTATGATGCTCTTGAACCAGTAATTGATGCAAGAACTATGGAAATTCACCATACAAAACATCATCAAGCTTACGTAGATAACCTAAACAATGCTATAAAAGGTACAGAGCACGAAGGAAAATCAATAGAAGAAATTTGTAAAACAGCTTCTGATGTTCCTGCTATTAGAAATAATGGTGGAGGTCATTTTAATCACACGCTTTTCTGGGAAATTCTTACTCCAGGAGGAAGCAAAGAGCCTGTAGGAAATGTAAAAACAGCTATCGAAGCTTATGGTGGTTTTGAAAAATTCAAAGAAGATTTTTCTACGGCTGCTAAAACGAGATTCGGTTCTGGTTGGGCTTGGTTATGTAAAAAAGAAGATGGTAGCTTAGAAGTTTGTTCTTCGGCTAATCAAGATAATACTTTAATGCCAGGAGTGGGTTGCGGAAATCCTGCAATTCTAGGTTTAGACGTTTGGGAACATGCTTATTACTTGCATTACCAAAACAGAAGACCAGATTATGTTTCAGCATTTTTTGAAGTAATCAACTGGGATAAAGTAGAAGAAAATTATAATAAATTATAA
- a CDS encoding carboxypeptidase-like regulatory domain-containing protein, giving the protein MIKKLSIISIFGILSFSALQAQTTVYAYLKDAQGKPVENAEVDLRDSDNDVTADKIGYFQLVDMKPGHYSITISKPGFEHKIIEFDVYANEKKKDLGSISLAPSLDMADLGVITIDDSDTQDSDNGSTQPTVGLLSSGRDAFANVAAFELGAYWFRPRGVDNRFEDILFNGVSMSKNDDGKVDFSNWGGLNDMTRYPQENVENLTPSEFTFGNLGGVTYYNTRASSYRKGTSLAYSFTNRSYFHRAMATYNSGLNKKGWAYSFSASRRWAEEGVIEGTYQDAYAYFLSVEKRLGERHTLNFTAFGSPTYRGSNSPNTQEVYDLAGKNYNSYWGWQDGEKRNSRIRNVFEPVFQMAHYWKIGKSSNLNSTFSYQQGEDARSRLDWFHGADPNPTYYRKLPSYIFAPTTYDTSDGGYNITAAEFNAYLPLYARGIYDWRQNKAGQQIDWDFLYEANRNNLERGAVYTMVEDVNRDKTINFVSHFDTRLKDNWKLNVNFNYQNLRSDNFRRIKDLLGAAYANNLDAFGGDKPFNVDGASTRVYEGDRTQYSYLLNRDVAALNISTELDLKRWNVVLSGFSSYSESFREGYFRNHFYLNNSKGKSDVYDSQDYGVKGKLTYKINGRNFLVANGAYFTLAPTLNEIFINPRVNDFVTPNLQNQEITSSDFSYITRGQVLKLRLTGYYTSIKNSTEISRYFAEGIQLGTDATAQDAFVAEILSGIDKKYMGAEFAADVKITPTLTSVLVVSYGDYTISNNPTAYVSIDSDLYPNGYDEIGTAKLKGYKVAGTPQKAASLSFRYNSPKYWWFGMSANYLMDQYLDFSALNRTPNFYTDPNTGDNYIHPVTGQVVTQSDVDALNKQKKFDDQFMLNANVGKSFLLGKYRMGLSLSVNNILNNRDYVTGGFEQGRKSNFTGSYVDNVISPVSLFGPKLWYDRGTTFFANVYLRF; this is encoded by the coding sequence ATGATTAAGAAATTATCAATTATCTCAATATTTGGGATACTTTCTTTCTCAGCACTACAAGCGCAAACTACAGTTTATGCCTATCTAAAAGATGCACAAGGCAAACCAGTAGAGAATGCTGAAGTTGATTTGAGAGATTCAGACAATGATGTTACGGCTGATAAAATTGGCTACTTCCAATTGGTGGATATGAAACCGGGACATTATTCCATTACAATTTCGAAGCCGGGCTTTGAACACAAAATTATTGAATTTGATGTTTATGCAAATGAGAAGAAAAAAGATTTAGGTTCTATTTCTCTTGCTCCTTCGCTAGATATGGCAGATTTAGGAGTTATTACCATTGATGATTCTGATACTCAAGATTCAGACAATGGTAGCACTCAACCTACAGTAGGTTTGTTAAGCTCAGGTAGAGATGCTTTTGCTAATGTAGCAGCATTTGAACTTGGAGCATATTGGTTTAGACCAAGAGGTGTAGATAACCGTTTTGAAGATATTTTATTCAACGGTGTTTCTATGTCTAAAAATGATGATGGTAAAGTAGATTTTAGTAACTGGGGTGGTCTTAATGATATGACAAGGTATCCTCAAGAAAATGTAGAAAATCTTACTCCTTCAGAATTCACGTTTGGTAACTTAGGTGGTGTAACATATTACAATACTAGAGCTTCTTCTTATAGAAAAGGAACTTCATTAGCATATTCTTTTACTAATAGAAGTTATTTCCACAGAGCGATGGCTACTTATAACAGTGGACTTAATAAAAAAGGATGGGCTTATTCTTTCTCTGCAAGTAGAAGATGGGCAGAAGAAGGAGTGATAGAAGGAACTTATCAAGATGCATACGCTTATTTCTTATCAGTAGAAAAAAGATTAGGAGAAAGACATACTCTTAACTTTACAGCATTTGGTTCACCAACTTACAGAGGTTCTAACAGTCCAAATACACAAGAAGTATATGATTTAGCTGGTAAAAACTACAACTCTTATTGGGGATGGCAAGATGGAGAGAAAAGAAATTCTAGAATTAGAAACGTTTTCGAACCAGTTTTCCAAATGGCGCACTATTGGAAAATCGGAAAATCATCTAATTTAAATTCTACTTTCTCTTATCAACAAGGCGAAGATGCTAGAAGTAGATTAGATTGGTTCCACGGTGCGGATCCAAATCCAACTTATTATAGAAAACTGCCAAGCTACATTTTTGCTCCAACTACTTATGATACTAGTGATGGAGGGTATAATATTACAGCAGCAGAATTTAATGCATATTTACCACTTTATGCTAGAGGAATCTATGATTGGAGACAAAATAAAGCAGGACAACAAATTGACTGGGACTTTTTATATGAAGCAAACAGAAACAACCTTGAAAGAGGAGCTGTTTACACCATGGTAGAAGATGTAAATAGAGATAAAACCATTAATTTTGTTTCTCACTTTGACACCAGATTAAAAGACAATTGGAAATTAAATGTTAACTTTAACTACCAAAATCTAAGATCAGATAACTTTAGAAGAATTAAAGATTTGTTAGGTGCAGCTTATGCTAATAATCTAGATGCATTCGGTGGTGACAAGCCGTTTAATGTAGATGGAGCTAGCACTAGGGTCTACGAAGGCGATAGAACACAATATTCTTATCTTCTTAATAGAGATGTAGCAGCATTAAATATTTCTACAGAATTAGATTTAAAAAGATGGAATGTGGTATTATCTGGTTTCTCTTCATATTCAGAGTCATTTAGAGAAGGGTATTTTAGAAATCATTTTTATCTAAATAATTCTAAAGGAAAAAGTGATGTTTACGATTCTCAAGACTATGGGGTAAAAGGTAAACTTACTTATAAAATTAATGGTAGAAATTTCTTAGTGGCAAACGGAGCTTATTTCACATTAGCACCTACATTGAACGAGATTTTCATTAATCCAAGAGTAAACGATTTTGTAACTCCAAACTTGCAAAACCAAGAAATCACTTCTTCTGATTTCAGTTACATTACAAGAGGTCAAGTTCTTAAATTAAGATTAACGGGTTACTATACCTCAATCAAAAATTCTACAGAAATTTCTAGATATTTTGCAGAAGGTATTCAGTTAGGTACAGATGCAACTGCACAAGATGCTTTCGTGGCTGAGATTTTATCAGGAATTGATAAAAAATATATGGGAGCAGAATTTGCTGCAGATGTAAAAATTACCCCTACTTTAACATCAGTTTTAGTAGTAAGCTACGGTGATTATACTATTAGCAATAATCCTACTGCGTATGTTTCAATTGATTCAGATTTATATCCTAATGGTTATGACGAAATTGGAACAGCAAAACTTAAAGGTTATAAAGTTGCAGGAACTCCACAAAAAGCGGCTTCATTAAGCTTCAGATATAACTCACCTAAATATTGGTGGTTTGGTATGTCTGCAAACTATTTAATGGACCAATATTTAGATTTCTCTGCATTAAACAGAACTCCAAACTTCTACACAGATCCTAATACTGGTGATAATTACATTCATCCAGTTACAGGACAAGTGGTAACTCAGAGTGATGTAGACGCATTAAACAAACAAAAGAAATTTGATGACCAATTCATGCTAAACGCAAATGTTGGTAAATCATTCTTATTAGGCAAATATAGAATGGGATTAAGTTTAAGTGTAAACAATATCCTAAACAATAGAGATTATGTAACAGGTGGTTTTGAACAAGGTAGAAAATCTAACTTCACAGGATCATATGTAGATAATGTAATTTCACCAGTTTCATTATTTGGTCCGAAATTATGGTATGACAGAGGAACTACTTTCTTTGCTAATGTTTATTTAAGATTTTAA
- the rho gene encoding transcription termination factor Rho, with protein MFNIETLRSKSLSELTKISKDLGVKIPRNSTEETIVFAILDFQASNPKVTKEYFNATENTMEEKQESPKPKAKAPAKKKVATKTVEKPAELFEETTPEAKPEEVTEPKVEAAEKPAEANTSSKKQRKRIAPKTEEKATETEAAAETTETTVVAKAEDTEPEIPQAASHQNQQKQQNQQKQKQHLQNQQNQQKNKNRNQNGNGAQNNQNQNQSHGNQENAEENPPKKDFNFDNIVTVEGVLEILPDNYGFLRSADFSYISSPDDVFVSTQQIRNYGLKTGDSVKGIVRLPKEGEKYFSLQRALEVNGRDLDFIKDRVAFEYLTPLFPQEKFNLAGKNATISTRIVDLFAPIGKGQRAMIVAQPKTGKTMLLKEIANSISANHPEAYMMILLIDERPEEVTDMERSVNAEVIASTFDESAEKHVKVANLVLAKAQRMVECGHDVVILLDSITRLARAYNTVTPASGKVLSGGVDANAMHKPKRFFGAARKIENGGSLTIIATALIDTGSKMDEVIFEEFKGTGNMELQLDRKISNKRIFPAVDLVASSTRRDDLLHDDVTQQRMWILRKYLADMNPLEAMEFVQKQMQTTRNNEEFLMSMNR; from the coding sequence ATGTTTAATATTGAAACGTTAAGGTCTAAGTCCTTATCGGAACTGACCAAAATCTCAAAAGATTTAGGCGTTAAAATTCCTAGAAATAGTACTGAAGAAACCATCGTCTTTGCTATTTTAGATTTCCAAGCTTCTAATCCGAAAGTAACAAAGGAATATTTTAACGCTACCGAAAATACTATGGAAGAAAAACAAGAATCTCCAAAACCTAAAGCGAAAGCTCCTGCAAAAAAGAAAGTAGCGACTAAAACCGTAGAAAAACCTGCAGAACTCTTCGAAGAAACTACTCCTGAAGCGAAACCTGAAGAAGTAACAGAACCGAAAGTAGAAGCAGCAGAAAAACCTGCGGAAGCAAATACTTCTTCTAAAAAGCAAAGAAAAAGAATTGCTCCTAAAACAGAAGAAAAAGCTACAGAAACAGAAGCTGCTGCAGAAACTACAGAAACTACAGTAGTTGCAAAAGCCGAAGATACAGAGCCAGAAATTCCACAGGCTGCTTCTCATCAAAATCAGCAGAAGCAACAGAATCAGCAAAAGCAAAAACAGCACCTACAGAATCAGCAAAATCAACAAAAAAATAAAAACCGTAATCAAAACGGCAATGGTGCTCAAAATAACCAAAATCAAAATCAATCTCACGGAAACCAAGAAAACGCCGAAGAAAATCCACCTAAAAAAGATTTTAACTTTGACAATATTGTAACAGTAGAAGGTGTTTTAGAAATTTTACCAGACAACTACGGTTTCCTTCGTTCAGCAGACTTTTCTTACATTTCATCACCAGATGATGTATTTGTTTCTACACAACAAATCAGAAATTATGGACTTAAAACGGGTGACTCTGTAAAAGGAATTGTAAGATTACCTAAAGAAGGCGAAAAATATTTTTCTCTACAGAGAGCTTTAGAAGTAAATGGTAGAGATTTAGACTTTATAAAAGATAGAGTAGCATTTGAATACCTAACGCCACTTTTCCCGCAAGAAAAATTTAATTTAGCAGGTAAAAATGCTACGATCTCTACCAGAATTGTAGACCTTTTTGCTCCGATTGGTAAAGGACAACGTGCCATGATTGTTGCCCAACCAAAAACGGGTAAAACCATGCTATTGAAAGAAATTGCGAATTCTATTTCGGCGAACCATCCAGAAGCATATATGATGATTCTTTTGATTGACGAAAGACCAGAAGAAGTTACAGATATGGAACGCAGTGTAAATGCAGAAGTAATAGCTTCTACATTTGATGAATCTGCAGAAAAACACGTGAAAGTAGCGAATTTGGTTTTGGCAAAAGCACAAAGAATGGTAGAATGTGGTCATGATGTGGTGATTTTATTAGATTCTATCACCAGATTGGCAAGAGCTTACAACACCGTAACACCAGCTTCAGGGAAAGTGCTTTCTGGTGGTGTAGATGCAAATGCTATGCACAAACCAAAGAGATTTTTCGGGGCTGCTAGAAAAATAGAAAACGGCGGTTCACTTACCATTATTGCAACTGCACTTATTGATACAGGTTCTAAAATGGACGAAGTAATTTTCGAAGAATTTAAAGGAACGGGTAACATGGAACTTCAATTGGATAGAAAAATTTCTAACAAGCGTATTTTCCCAGCAGTAGATTTAGTGGCTTCTTCTACCAGAAGAGACGACTTATTGCATGATGACGTTACGCAACAAAGAATGTGGATTCTTAGAAAATATTTAGCAGATATGAATCCTCTAGAAGCAATGGAATTTGTACAAAAACAAATGCAAACCACTAGAAATAACGAAGAGTTCTTAATGTCTATGAATAGATAA
- a CDS encoding ABC transporter ATP-binding protein produces the protein MSPLKRILAFAKPHQKYLFLSIFFNLLYSVFQIFSVLVMLPVLQMIFNVDQEKITKPIYSGKFSEYFSYIKTSAFYNIQESITEYGAIKVLAALCIITATSFLFRNISRYFGSFMLVNYRVGITKDLRSKVYQKFLKLPVSFFTEQRKGDMMSRISNDIGSIENSIMGSLVDVINAPFMITASLITLFALSPSLTLFSLLVFPVMGGIISWVGKSLKRKSKKAQEELGNLFSIVDETLKSSKIIKIFNADIILNARFEKTTQNWKNHAIAMSRRRELASPSSEFLGSVTILLITWFAGIQILEKQTMDAVTFIGFIAIFFQILEPAKRLSAAISNMQGGIPAVQRVLEVLDYDLKVEEIAHPISIKNLNHEIEFKNISFYYDKDNQILKNFNLTIPRGKTVALVGQSGSGKTTIANLLARFYDVTDGEILIDGTNIKDLNLTEYRKLLGMVTQESVLFNDSVYNNIWMGKTEASEEEVIQAAKIANAHQFIENLPEKYQTNIGDDGNKLSGGQKQRISIARAVLKNPPIMILDEATSALDTESERLVQDALDHMMENRTSIVIAHRLSTIQKADHIVVMERGNIVEQGTHDELIANNNVYKKLVELQNFG, from the coding sequence ATGAGTCCACTAAAAAGAATACTTGCTTTTGCAAAACCTCATCAGAAATATCTTTTTTTAAGTATATTTTTCAATCTTTTATATTCCGTTTTTCAGATTTTTTCCGTTTTGGTCATGCTTCCTGTGCTACAAATGATTTTCAATGTAGACCAAGAAAAAATCACCAAACCTATTTACAGCGGAAAGTTTTCAGAATATTTTTCTTATATCAAAACTTCTGCTTTTTACAACATCCAAGAAAGCATCACAGAATATGGCGCCATAAAAGTTTTGGCAGCGCTATGTATTATCACCGCAACTTCATTCTTGTTTAGAAATATTTCTAGATATTTTGGTTCGTTCATGCTGGTGAACTACAGAGTAGGCATTACCAAAGATTTAAGAAGCAAAGTCTATCAAAAATTTCTAAAATTACCAGTTTCTTTCTTCACAGAACAGAGAAAAGGAGACATGATGAGTAGAATTTCAAACGACATCGGGAGTATAGAAAATTCTATTATGGGAAGTTTGGTAGACGTAATTAATGCGCCTTTTATGATTACGGCTTCTCTTATCACGCTATTTGCGCTTTCGCCAAGCCTAACCTTGTTCTCTCTATTGGTTTTCCCTGTAATGGGCGGAATCATTTCTTGGGTAGGAAAAAGCCTGAAAAGAAAGTCTAAAAAAGCACAAGAAGAACTCGGGAATCTTTTTTCTATCGTAGATGAAACCTTGAAATCATCAAAAATCATTAAAATTTTCAATGCTGATATCATTCTAAACGCTCGTTTTGAAAAAACCACACAAAACTGGAAAAATCATGCAATTGCCATGAGCCGAAGAAGAGAATTGGCTTCTCCAAGTTCAGAATTTCTAGGTTCGGTAACCATTTTGTTAATCACTTGGTTTGCAGGAATCCAAATTCTAGAAAAACAAACCATGGATGCGGTAACTTTCATAGGATTCATCGCTATCTTTTTCCAAATTTTAGAACCCGCCAAAAGATTATCTGCTGCTATTTCTAATATGCAAGGTGGAATTCCTGCAGTGCAAAGAGTTCTGGAAGTCTTAGATTACGACTTAAAAGTAGAAGAAATTGCCCATCCTATTTCTATCAAAAACCTCAATCATGAAATTGAATTCAAAAATATTTCATTCTATTACGACAAAGACAATCAAATTCTTAAAAATTTCAATTTAACTATTCCGAGAGGAAAAACAGTGGCTTTGGTAGGACAATCAGGAAGCGGAAAAACCACGATTGCGAATCTTTTAGCCAGATTTTATGATGTAACAGATGGTGAAATTTTAATCGACGGCACCAATATTAAAGACTTAAATTTAACCGAATACCGCAAACTTCTGGGAATGGTTACTCAAGAATCGGTATTGTTTAATGACAGTGTTTACAACAACATTTGGATGGGAAAAACTGAAGCATCGGAAGAAGAAGTGATTCAAGCTGCAAAAATTGCAAATGCTCATCAATTCATAGAAAATTTGCCAGAAAAATACCAAACCAATATTGGTGATGACGGAAACAAGCTTTCTGGCGGACAAAAGCAAAGGATTTCTATTGCAAGAGCGGTGCTTAAAAATCCGCCAATTATGATTCTAGACGAGGCTACTTCTGCACTAGATACAGAATCTGAACGCTTGGTTCAAGATGCTTTAGATCACATGATGGAAAACAGAACTTCTATCGTAATTGCACATAGACTTTCGACGATTCAAAAAGCAGATCACATCGTAGTAATGGAACGCGGAAACATCGTAGAACAAGGCACTCATGACGAATTAATTGCCAATAATAATGTTTATAAAAAGCTAGTAGAATTACAGAATTTTGGGTAG
- a CDS encoding DUF4293 domain-containing protein: MIQRIQTIFLLIVVLAQVALHFTGLDVALFGSVYVIATLSLVSFLLTLLSIFSYKKRMRQILLNNINIFINALLTGLLMYWLLNLSGGIDFPEKGIELAFPLISLFGLFMANIYIKKDEKLVKSVDRIR, from the coding sequence ATGATACAGAGAATACAAACTATATTTTTACTGATTGTAGTATTGGCGCAAGTTGCACTGCATTTTACAGGGTTAGATGTAGCGCTTTTTGGCAGTGTTTATGTCATTGCTACCCTAAGTTTAGTATCATTTTTATTGACTTTACTATCTATTTTCAGTTACAAAAAGAGAATGAGACAGATTCTGTTGAATAATATCAACATTTTCATAAACGCTTTGTTGACTGGTTTATTGATGTATTGGCTACTAAATTTATCTGGAGGAATAGATTTTCCTGAGAAAGGTATTGAGTTAGCATTCCCTCTGATTTCTTTGTTTGGTTTGTTTATGGCAAACATCTATATCAAGAAAGATGAGAAACTCGTAAAATCTGTAGACAGAATTCGATAA